From Coffea arabica cultivar ET-39 chromosome 9c, Coffea Arabica ET-39 HiFi, whole genome shotgun sequence, one genomic window encodes:
- the LOC113707653 gene encoding uncharacterized protein, whose translation MKKLYRRGSVHPSPPLKPDHLSFLPPTILTLTVALSPQDREVLAYLISCSSSSNFSGNNRRRNTSSATANSSNNYSNNSCGADHPPSFDCYCFGCYMSYWARWDSSPNRQLIHEIIDAYEDGLSTQSKKEKSRKDRRKGGKGSAELKRSEPTPPSGKELTESSDNSREDEIVDTKGSGEADDGGEEREGVETERSSVRRFVSFLGEKIWGGWT comes from the coding sequence ATGAAGAAGCTGTATAGAAGAGGATCAGTTCATCCATCACCGCCTCTGAAACCAGACCATTTATCGTTTCTACCCCCGACCATCTTGACTCTCACGGTGGCTTTATCCCCTCAAGATAGAGAGGTCTTGGCCTATCTCATATCTTGCTCTTCCTCCTCCAACTTTTCCGGCAATAACCGGAGGAGAAATACCTCCAGTGCTACGGCCAACAGCTCTAATAACTACAGTAACAACAGCTGCGGTGCTGACCATCCGCCTTCGTTCGATTGTTATTGTTTTGGATGCTACATGAGCTACTGGGCGAGGTGGGATTCGTCGCCGAATCGCCAGCTTATACATGAAATCATCGACGCTTATGAAGACGGGTTATCCACCCAAAGCAAGAAAGAGAAGAGTAGGAAGGATAGAAGGAAGGGTGGGAAAGGGTCGGCTGAGTTGAAACGGTCCGAGCCGACCCCTCCGAGTGGCAAGGAGCTTACCGAGTCATCGGATAATTCCCGGGAGGATGAGATTGTTGATACCAAGGGTAGCGGGGAGGCTGATGATGGTGGAGAGGAGAGGGAGGGGGTGGAGACGGAGAGGAGCTCTGTGAGGAGATTTGTGAGTTTTCTCGGCGAAAAGATTTGGGGTGGTTGGACTTAG